In a genomic window of Platichthys flesus chromosome 24, fPlaFle2.1, whole genome shotgun sequence:
- the cfap184 gene encoding coiled-coil domain-containing protein 96, giving the protein MDRGSEQGDHEVKTPEDGDDLTSSGDGKEGVPAVIEASHHGEENSSAPVESASSESGEQLPGTDSPTASKHLQEDSEQSVSHVELDISDGDGRPTLHLETSESEGSARPVQEEEEEAEEEEIAAASPDPTQGEGLISEDEEQRLWREQCEERDEALKRNSQLKMKLAKYLSKKPRDTVQLETPGSGQLQEYGKSNILTDMKRQLASDLEVAQQEEEELRLQSQEQTDKVEKEWQEFVALKQDVAVTVLSRYLGKRTAQTKVESTLASEQHKQDKLIKLWGMSMKLKMRIHRLEAELQEVENQRKDPVQLFIGQLHAARLEHKKLVERQNEESIRLQNRIRSSLEVLSNVKEKLFWSQREVEARREQLAKVEAIVARKREVLTTTKNEPKSLQRDIQRLKESQGLLGNRPLLRDFEDTVNACDHLEEQLENLKCRRSELSGKMEQNLQAPCDTNKQKTDTVRI; this is encoded by the exons ATGGACAGAGGGTCAGAACAAGGAGATCACGAGGTAAAGACACCAGAAGACGGTGATGATCTCACTTCCTCTGGTGATGGGAAAGAAGGGGTCCCAGCTGTGATAGAGGCCTCACACCACGGAGAGGAAAACTCTTCAGCTCCTGTTGAATCCGCCTCCTCTGAGAGTGGAGAGCAGCTCCCTGGCACCGACAGCCCCACAGCAAGTAAACACCTGCAGGAGGACAGTGAACAGTCAGTGTCCCATGTTGAGTTGGACATCAGTGATGGCGATGGACGTCCCACGCTGCACCTTGAGACCTCGGAGAGCGAGGGGAGTGCGCGGCctgtgcaggaggaagaggaggaggctgaagaagaggagatcgCCGCTGCCAGCCCCGACCCTACACAAGGTGAAGGCCTCAtcagtgaggatgaggagcagcgTCTGTGGAGGGAACAGtgtgaagagagagatgaggcCCTCAAACGCAACAGCCAGCTGAAGATGAAGCTGGCCAAGTACCTCAGCAAGAAGCCCAGAGACACTGTCCAGCTGGAGACACCTGGCTCAGGACAACTGCAGGAGTATGGGAAGTCCAACATCCTGACTGACATGAAACGGCAGCTGGCCTCTGACTTAGAGGTGgcccagcaggaggaagaggagctgaggtTACAGTCCCAGGAGCAGACAGACAAG GTGGAAAAGGAATGGCAAGAGTTTGTGGCACTGAAGCAGGATGTAGCCGTGACAGTGCTGAGCCGATACCTGGGTAAACGGACAGCTCAGACCAAAGTGGAATCAACGCTGGCATCAGAGCAGCACAAGCAGGACAAGCTGATCAAGCTGTGGGGGATGTCCATGAAGCTGAAGATGAGGATCCACCGACTGGAAGCCGAGCTCCAGGAGGTCGAGAATCAGCGCAAGGACCCTGTGCAGCTCTTCATTGGACAGCTGCATGCTGCGAGGCTGGAGCATAAAAAACTCGTCGAAAGGCAAAATGAGGAATCGATAAGGCTTCAGAACCGGATCCGCAGCAGCTTGGAG GTCCTGTCAAACGTAAAGGAGAAGCTGTTCTGGAGTCAGAGGGAGGTCGAGGCCAGGCGAGAGCAGCTGGCAAAGGTGGAGGCCATTGTTGCGAGGAAGAGAGAAGTCCTGACCACGACCAAGAATGAACCTAAAAGTCTGCAGAGGGACatccagaggctgaaggagAGCCAAGGCTTACTGGGGAACAGGCCCCTGCTGCGGGACTTCGAGGACACTGTGAATGCATGTGACCACTTGGAGGAACAGCTGGAGAATCTGAAGTGCCGCAGATCTGAGCTGTCGGGAAAGATGGAACAAAACCTGCAGGCACCTTGTGACACGAACAAACAAAAGACTGACACAGTACGGATCTGA
- the ccl36.1 gene encoding C-C motif chemokine 36.1: MRAPHVLLLCVLGAALLSSVLCNHALGPSDCCFGFYKVTLPKTRISSYQETDDRCTKKAIVFTTKRSRNICVDPKLRWVQRIVKQLDKESL, encoded by the exons ATGAGGGCCCCTCACGTCCTGTTGCTGTGTGTCCTGGGAGCTGCACTGCTCTCCTCAGTGCTCTGCAACC ATGCACTGGGTCCCAGTGACTGCTGCTTTGGTTTTTACAAAGTAACACTGCCGAAAACTAGAATCAGTTCCTATCAGGAGACTGATGACAGGTGTACGAAGAAGGCCATCGT ttttacgACAAAGAGGTCTCGTAATATCTGTGTAGATCCAAAGCTCCGGTGGGTTCAGCGCATCGTGAAACAATTGGATAAAGAATCCTTGTAA
- the tbc1d14 gene encoding TBC1 domain family member 14 isoform X2 — MASPSLLLYIDRSLFARRVKDSRPVEQPDPGWKLFGKVPPREGPIKDPKKIQKEYETKSGRAGPGNPTSPRRSVRKNLDFEPLSTTALILEDRPANLPAKPAEETQKHRQQYEEMVAQAKKRELKEAQKRKKQLEDRCKLEESIGTASQVWNQEILPNWSTTCTSRRVRDLWWQGIPPSVRGKVWSLAVGNDLNITHELYNICLSRAREKWRATPAFSLETEINDAGSSDRESSLELIKLDISRTFPQLCIFQQGGPYHDVLHSILGAYTCYRPDVGYVQGMSFIAAVLILNLDTADAFIAFANLLNKPCQMAFFRVDHSLMLTYFSAFEVFFEENLPKLFAHFKKNNLTPDIYLIDWIFTLYSKSLPLDLACRVWDVFCRDSEEFLFRTALGLLRLYQDVLTCMDFIHMAQFLTRLPDFLPADQLFQQIAAVHMTSRNRKWPQVLQALQKDPERGSPVLKR, encoded by the exons ATGGCATCCCCGTCACTTCTTCTGTACATCGACAG GAGCCTGTTTGCCAGGAGGGTAAAGGACAGTCGACCAGTGGAGCAGCCGGATCCAGGGTGGAAGCTTTTCGGGAAAGTCCCCCCACGGGAAGGCCCCATCAAGGATCCTAAGAAAATCCAAAAG GAATATGAAACAAAGAGTGGCAGAGCTGGACCCGGCAACCCGACGTCGCCCAGGCGGAGTGTGAGGAAAAACCTGGACTTTGAGCCACTGTCTACCACCGCACTTATACTGGAGGACAGACCTGC GAATCTGCCTGCCAAGCCAgctgaggagacacagaaacacaggcaGCAGTATGAGGAGATGGTGGCCCAGGCCAAGAAGAGAG AGCTGAAggaggctcagaagaggaagaagcagctggaggaTCGGTGTAAGCTTGAGGAGAGTATTGGCACAGCCTCCCAGGTCTGGAACCAGGAGATATTGCCTAACTGGAGTACAAC GTGCACATCTCGGCGTGTGAGAGACCTCTGGTGGCAAGGCATCCCCCCCAGTGTCCGAGGCAAAGTGTGGAGCCTGGCTGTGGGCAACGATCTCAACATCACTCACG AGCTGTATAACATCTGTCTGTCCCGGGCGAGAGAGAAGTGGAGGGCCACGCCAGCATTTTCTTTAGAGACTGAAATTAATG ATGCTGGTTCTTCAGACAGGGAGTCGAGCCTGGAGCTGATCAAGCTGGATATCTCGAGAACCTTCCCCCAACTGTGCATCTTCCAGCAG GGCGGGCCCTATCATGATGTGTTGCACAGCATTCTGGGAGCATACACTTGTTACCGGCCAGACGTTGGCTAC GTGCAGGGAATGTCCTTCATTGCAGCAGTGCTCATCCTGAACCTGGACACAGCCGATGCCTTTATAGCTTTTGCCAATCTGCTCAACAAACCGTGTCAGATGGCCTTCTTCAGAGTCGACCACAGCCTt aTGTTGACATACTTTTCGGCATTTGAAGTGTTCTTTGAAGAAAATCTACCAAAGCTCTTTGCACATTTCAAGAAAAACAACTTGACCcctgatatttatttaatcGACTG gatcTTTACTCTGTACAGTAAGTCGCTGCCGTTGGACCTGGCATGTCGGGTTTGGGACGTGTTCTGCAGAGACAGCGAGGAGTTCCTCTTCCGCACGGCGCTTGGCCTGCTGCGTCTCTACCAGGACGTCCTGACCTGCATGGACTTCATTCACATGGCTCAGTTCCTCACCCGCCTGCCGGACTTCTTACCGGCTGACCAGCTCTTCCAGCAAATCGCTGCTGTGCACATGACCAGCCGCAACAGGAAATGGCCACAG GTCCTGCAGGCTTTACAGAAAGATCCGGAGCGGGGCAGCCCGGTGTTGAAGCGCTGA
- the tbc1d14 gene encoding TBC1 domain family member 14 isoform X3 codes for MEYETKSGRAGPGNPTSPRRSVRKNLDFEPLSTTALILEDRPANLPAKPAEETQKHRQQYEEMVAQAKKRELKEAQKRKKQLEDRCKLEESIGTASQVWNQEILPNWSTTCTSRRVRDLWWQGIPPSVRGKVWSLAVGNDLNITHELYNICLSRAREKWRATPAFSLETEINDAGSSDRESSLELIKLDISRTFPQLCIFQQGGPYHDVLHSILGAYTCYRPDVGYVQGMSFIAAVLILNLDTADAFIAFANLLNKPCQMAFFRVDHSLMLTYFSAFEVFFEENLPKLFAHFKKNNLTPDIYLIDWIFTLYSKSLPLDLACRVWDVFCRDSEEFLFRTALGLLRLYQDVLTCMDFIHMAQFLTRLPDFLPADQLFQQIAAVHMTSRNRKWPQVLQALQKDPERGSPVLKR; via the exons ATG GAATATGAAACAAAGAGTGGCAGAGCTGGACCCGGCAACCCGACGTCGCCCAGGCGGAGTGTGAGGAAAAACCTGGACTTTGAGCCACTGTCTACCACCGCACTTATACTGGAGGACAGACCTGC GAATCTGCCTGCCAAGCCAgctgaggagacacagaaacacaggcaGCAGTATGAGGAGATGGTGGCCCAGGCCAAGAAGAGAG AGCTGAAggaggctcagaagaggaagaagcagctggaggaTCGGTGTAAGCTTGAGGAGAGTATTGGCACAGCCTCCCAGGTCTGGAACCAGGAGATATTGCCTAACTGGAGTACAAC GTGCACATCTCGGCGTGTGAGAGACCTCTGGTGGCAAGGCATCCCCCCCAGTGTCCGAGGCAAAGTGTGGAGCCTGGCTGTGGGCAACGATCTCAACATCACTCACG AGCTGTATAACATCTGTCTGTCCCGGGCGAGAGAGAAGTGGAGGGCCACGCCAGCATTTTCTTTAGAGACTGAAATTAATG ATGCTGGTTCTTCAGACAGGGAGTCGAGCCTGGAGCTGATCAAGCTGGATATCTCGAGAACCTTCCCCCAACTGTGCATCTTCCAGCAG GGCGGGCCCTATCATGATGTGTTGCACAGCATTCTGGGAGCATACACTTGTTACCGGCCAGACGTTGGCTAC GTGCAGGGAATGTCCTTCATTGCAGCAGTGCTCATCCTGAACCTGGACACAGCCGATGCCTTTATAGCTTTTGCCAATCTGCTCAACAAACCGTGTCAGATGGCCTTCTTCAGAGTCGACCACAGCCTt aTGTTGACATACTTTTCGGCATTTGAAGTGTTCTTTGAAGAAAATCTACCAAAGCTCTTTGCACATTTCAAGAAAAACAACTTGACCcctgatatttatttaatcGACTG gatcTTTACTCTGTACAGTAAGTCGCTGCCGTTGGACCTGGCATGTCGGGTTTGGGACGTGTTCTGCAGAGACAGCGAGGAGTTCCTCTTCCGCACGGCGCTTGGCCTGCTGCGTCTCTACCAGGACGTCCTGACCTGCATGGACTTCATTCACATGGCTCAGTTCCTCACCCGCCTGCCGGACTTCTTACCGGCTGACCAGCTCTTCCAGCAAATCGCTGCTGTGCACATGACCAGCCGCAACAGGAAATGGCCACAG GTCCTGCAGGCTTTACAGAAAGATCCGGAGCGGGGCAGCCCGGTGTTGAAGCGCTGA